From the Posidoniimonas corsicana genome, the window GCGAACCGCTTGGGCACGTGCGCGGAATGGGGTCCGGCGTAGATCGCCTCAATGACGGGGTACTCTTTCTCGGGGTCGAAGTTGGTGGGGCGGTGGATGATGCCGTAGATGTCGGTCTGGCCGTCGCGGCCCTTGGCGGTGAACCTCAGCGGCGGCTGCCAGCCGGCGGCGAGCAGATCGGACCAGTCGGCGCGTTCCAGTTCGCAGACCAGCTTGCCGTCGTCGCTGCGGCGCAGCTCGGTGACCGGCGCCAAGTCAACGCGCGAGTAGCGGTCGAGGTAGTAGCGCCCGTCGGGCGAGTAGGTCAGGTCGTGCGTGCCGTCGCCCTCGGTCAGGCGGACCAGACCGGAGCCGTCGTAGTTGATGCGGAAGTGGTGGACGTGGTAGGGGTCCTGATCGGAGTCGTAGCCGCCGGCGTGGAACCAGACCTGGCGTTTCTCGTCGTCCACGCGGTCGACGCCGCGGACGGCCCATTCGCCGCTGGTGATCGGGCGGACCGAGCCCTGCTCGTCGACCAGGTACAGGTGGCACCAGCCGTCACGCTCGGACATCCAGAGCCACTCCGGCTTGTCCGCCACGCGGTGCAGGTAGAGCTTGCTGCTGTAGCAGAGGAAGGTCTCGGCCTGCTCGTCGATGAGGGGGGTGGCCTCGCCGCTCTCGGCTTCGATCGCCACGACCCGCAGCACCTGATGGCCCCGCTGGTTGTAGAGGAACGTGAACCGGCTGGAGTCCTCCTCCCACGCGAAGCGTTCGATGCTCCACGGGTTGTCGAACAGCTCGTCGGAGACCTCGACCTGCTCCTTGTCCTCGATGTGGAACAGGCAGGGCCGCGTCTTGGCCAGGCGGTCACCCGGCTTCACGTACTCGAAGGTGTGCAGCTTGGGCTGCAGCTGGTCGTCGGGCGTGGACTCGACGAACGAGATCTCTCGGTCCTGCCCCGGCTGCTCGCGGAGCACGATCAGCTTCGCCGAGTCGGGCGACCAGAAGAAGCGCGAACGGTAGGCGTCGTCAGGGGTTCCGTCATCGGTGAGCTGTCTCCGCTCGTCCGACTCCAGATCGATCAGCACGACGTTGTCGTCCTGGATCTCGGCCCGCCAGCGTCCGTCCGGCGAGGCCGCGCCGCGGTCGCGCTGGCCATCGCCCTGCCGGCCCCGGCCACGCCGGCGCCGGTCGCGGGGCTCCCACGAGCCGTCCACCACCGCGGCGCCGGGCGGCGACACCGCCTGGTACACGCCCACGGTTTCCCCATCGTCGTCCTCGGCCACCCAGACATGGCCGTCGTAGGTGTGCTGCACGTGCGACTTGCCGGGCTCGAGCGTGGCGTACTCGCGCCGCGACCCGGACGAGACCCACGCCAGGGTGATCGGCTTCTCGGTGCGGTTGATGAACGTGATTTGCGTCTCCTCACCGGTACCGCGTTCGGGGCGGATGCCGCCGAGCACACGGACGGTCGACTTCTCCGGCGCGTCGTCGGCGCTGGCCTCGGTCAGGTTGTAGGTTTCCAGGTCGCACCGCCAGCCCTTGCCGTCGAGGCTGAAGCCGAGCACGCCGTCCGCCGGGAAGTCGATGGTGCGGAACGGCAGCTGGTCGGCGTCGTGCCGCTGGCCGGTGCGGGCGAACAGCGCGGCGGCCAGGCGGTCCTGGTCGAAGGCGGGAGCGCGGCTGCCGGCCTCCGCGTCGACCAGGATGAACTGCGCGCGGTCGTCGCCCAGGTCGACGCGGTACCAGAACCGCGAGCCGCCCTCCAGCCAGTTGGGGCGCACGTCCATCCGGGTGACCTTGCCGCGGACCTTGCTGGCCAGCGCGTCGGCGCGGTCGTAGTCGGCCTGCGTGCCCTGGGCGTGGCAGGGGCGCGCGGTGGGGACGGCGGTTACGGCTGCGATCAGCAGCCACGCGGCGAGGGGACGGGGCATGCGGTCGGTTGGTGAGCGGTAAGGGGGGGACCAGCCGCCAGCGGCGGCGATGGGTTGCATTGTACTCAAAAACAAACCCCCGTGCCGCCTGGTCGCTAAAAAGCCCGCAGAGCACCTCCGAACCGGGTCCCAGGTCGAGAGGATCGCCCCGGGGGCTCGCGAGTTGGCGTGGGAGGATCCCCTCCCCTACACTGCAGCGGCGACGCTGCAGCCCCTATTCTGACACCAAGGATTTGTGTGGAGATAGAAGAGAGCGAGCCGGCGGACATTGTGCCCGCCGACCCCCTTGCGACCGTGGACGACGACCAGCCGGCGCCGCGGCGGGAGTACGACCTCCTCGCGCTGCTCGCGTTGGCGGTGCTGCCAGACATCGCCAACTGCTTCCTGTACTCCGACAGCGCTTGGGCCGGTGAGTACTCGGTCGTCGATTTCACGCTGCAGCTGATCGTGCGGAGCATCCAGGTCTCGGTTCCGCTACTGGTGATCATGCGGCTGATGCGCGTCGACTGGGCCGAGTACGGGTTCCGGCCGTACCGCCTGGCCCGCGACACCGCGGTGGCTTTCGGCTTGATTGTGCTGTCGTACTTCATGGCCGGCGTGGCGGCCGGGCTGCTGACCGCGCTGGGCTTCGACCTGCACGGCGTGGGCGAGGCCGTCGAACACGTCTCCTCAGAATCGACGAGTCCGCTGCTGGCGCTCACGCTGGTGCTGATCTCCAGCCTGGCGAACGGGTTCGCCGAAGAGTTGGCGATGCGCAGCTTCCTGATCACACGGCTGCGGTCGCTGGGCGTCCCAACCGAAGGTGCCGTGCTGGGGTCAAGCTGCCTGTTCGCGGCCTACCACGCCTACCAAGGAACCTACGGAATGGTCTCGGTGCTCGGCGTGGGGCTGGTGTTTGGCGCCTACTTCGCGTGGGCCCGCCGCCTGTGGCCCGTGGTGACCGCGCACTTCCTGATGGATGTCATCGCGATGGTCTACTACTTGGACCTGTCGGGGGGCTAAGCCCGCGCTCAGTCGTCTGCCTGCCCCCGCTACCGCACGATCCACAGGAAGCCGCCGATCAGCGCGGCAACCATCACCCAGCCGGCGGAGAAGCCGAGCCAGCTGGTAGCGGACGGCATCGGGACCTCCAGGCCGCCCCAGGTCAGCAGCATGCGGCGCTCGGCCGGCGCGACGCCCGGCGGCAGCGTGCAGGGCTCGGCGATCTCTTCGTCCGGCGTGACCGGCGTGCGGGTGAGGTCGTAGAACCGCTGCAGGCGCTCGGCCGGCGTCCGCGGGGTCACCAGGCTCACCGCCACGCACGCCGCCACGCCGGCGACCATGTAGGTCAGGATGACCCACGGGTCGTTGACCTGCAGCGCGTCGCCGCTGCCGCTGACCACGTGCCACTCGCGGGCGGCCTCGAACTGGGCCAGCCACTGGGCGGTCGCGCCCCGCGAGGCAGCGAACCAGCCGGCGATCGCGCCGAGCGTGCCGGCCCAAGCGCCCAGCGGAGTCGCGCCACGCCACAGCAGGCCGATCCAGAACGCGATGCCGATGGTCGGCGAGATCTTGAACCAGAAGTTCAGCGCCTCGACCACGTCGGGCGTCCAGAACGCGAACAGCACGCCGCAGGTCACCACCACCAGCGACGAGACGCGGCCCACCTGGATGTAGTGCCGCTCCGACCGCCGCGGCACGACCGGCTTGTAAACATTCTCCGTGAAGAGCGCGGCGGACGAGATCATGATCGCGTCGCACGAGCTCATGATCGACGCCAGCAGGCACGCCAGGAACACCCCCAGCAGCCCCGGCAGCACGTCGGGCAGGAACTCGCGGGCGATGTTGCCGTACAGGTGGTCGGGCGTGACGTCCGTCAGCGTGACGCCCGACTGCAGGTACCAGGCCACCGCGCCCAGCGCGGTCAGGCTCCAGGCGGCCGTGCAGACCCGCTTGAGGATGTTGCCGCACATGAACCCGACGCGGCCGTCCAGCTCGGTGCGGCCGGCGCCGCACACGCCCATGATGAACGGGTACGCCACGATGCCCACCAGCGCCTGCAGCGAGAACATCACGACGAAGAACGCGTCGATCTTGCCCGGCACCACCAGGCTGAGCATCTGCGGGTTGTGCGCGGCGATGGTCGCCTTGACGCCCTCCAGGCCGCCGGTGGCTTGCAGCACGAACGGCAGCAGCAGGAACGAGAACAGCACGGTCATCAGGCCCTGCACAAAGTCGGTGACGATCGCCGCCCCCAGCCCGCCCGCCATGCCGTAGGTGACGAACAGCGCGGTCACAACCATGATCGCCAGTGTAGCGCTGACCGCGCCGCCGGTGCACGCGTCGACCATCGCGCCAACGCCCTCCAGCAGCAGGCCGATCTTCGCCATCAGGCTCGCCACTCCCACCACAGCGAACAGCACGCCGACGCTGCGGTCGTAGCGCAGCTCGTACACGTCGGCGGTAGTGATCGCCCGCAGCCGGCGCATGACCGGGGCGATCAGCCAGTAGAACGGCGTGGCCGGCAGCCAGAGCCACTGCCACCAGATGGCCGACAGGCCGTTGGTGAGCGTCTTCGACGCGACCGTCACGGCCTGGTCGCTCGAAGTGCCGGTGCCGAACGCGAAGGTGACCATCATCGCCTTGCCGAACCGGCGGGGCATGAAGAAGTCGCCCGAACTCTTCACCCGCCGCGCGGTCCACGCGCCCAGCGCAGTGATGCCGATCAGGTACAGCGGCAGAACGGCCCAATCAATCGGCTGCATCGTGCGAGAGGTCTACTGTCTGCGTTCGGGATGAGTTGTTGAACGGCGGAGGAACCACGAAGCCATCCAGTCATCGAGTCCAATGCTGATCGCGCGGGACGAGGCGGCGCTGCGAGCTAGTCTTTCGTGACTTGGTGTTCCATCACTGCGTCGTCGTAGCGGCGAGAAGCTCGAGGTAGTGTTGGTAGGCGTCGTTGATCTTGTCCGACGTGAGCTCCGCGCCCGCGTACAGCAGCACGCCGTAGCGGAGCCGCAGGCTCTCGCCCGGCTTCACCTCGGTGCGGGAGGCGGGGCCCAGCTTGAACGCCGCCGTGGAAAACGCGTTGGCGCAGATGTAGCCGTAGTCCCGCGCGTGGAAGTAGGTCGGCCGGAAGTTGGACGGCGGGCAGAAGAGGGTCACGCCGGCCGGCTGGCCGTCCTGCACGCCGGAGTAGTCGACCCAGTCGGCGGTCTGGCCCCACACCTCCGCGGCGTTGACGCGCCCCTTGGCGTCGAGGATGCGGCCCGTGCCGTCGGGCAGCCCGCCACCGGATTCGACGCGGAGCGGGGTCGCCATGCGAATGCCCAGGCCCATCTCCTCCTGGTCGCCAAACGAGAACGGCCGATCGCCGTAGAAGGTGCTGTCCCACGTCAGCAGGTAGCCCCACGGCGTGGCGTGCAGCTCGTACCGGCAGCGTTCGCTGCACAAGGGCTCGCCGCCAGCGGGGTTCGCGTAGCGGTTCTCGACGGCCAGCGACGCCACCCCGCCGTCGACGGTCGGAGGCTGCAGCATCCGCGCGTGCTGGACCGGCGCCTTCAGCCGCCAGTTGTCCGCGCCGCTCAGCTCGCCGAACGCCAGCCACAGGCCGGGGTGGTACTCGGGGTGGTCCGCCTTGTCCTGCCCGGCAATCGGCGGGTGGTTGCGCGACACCCGCACCCCGCCGGGACCGAACAGGTCGCAGA encodes:
- a CDS encoding prolyl oligopeptidase family serine peptidase; the protein is MPRPLAAWLLIAAVTAVPTARPCHAQGTQADYDRADALASKVRGKVTRMDVRPNWLEGGSRFWYRVDLGDDRAQFILVDAEAGSRAPAFDQDRLAAALFARTGQRHDADQLPFRTIDFPADGVLGFSLDGKGWRCDLETYNLTEASADDAPEKSTVRVLGGIRPERGTGEETQITFINRTEKPITLAWVSSGSRREYATLEPGKSHVQHTYDGHVWVAEDDDGETVGVYQAVSPPGAAVVDGSWEPRDRRRRGRGRQGDGQRDRGAASPDGRWRAEIQDDNVVLIDLESDERRQLTDDGTPDDAYRSRFFWSPDSAKLIVLREQPGQDREISFVESTPDDQLQPKLHTFEYVKPGDRLAKTRPCLFHIEDKEQVEVSDELFDNPWSIERFAWEEDSSRFTFLYNQRGHQVLRVVAIEAESGEATPLIDEQAETFLCYSSKLYLHRVADKPEWLWMSERDGWCHLYLVDEQGSVRPITSGEWAVRGVDRVDDEKRQVWFHAGGYDSDQDPYHVHHFRINYDGSGLVRLTEGDGTHDLTYSPDGRYYLDRYSRVDLAPVTELRRSDDGKLVCELERADWSDLLAAGWQPPLRFTAKGRDGQTDIYGIIHRPTNFDPEKEYPVIEAIYAGPHSAHVPKRFAPYHRAQAMAELGFILVQIDGMGTSHRSKAFHDVCWKNLGDAGFPDRVKWIKAAAQRYPWMDADRVGIYGGSAGGQNAMGALIFHGDFYDAAAADCGCHDNRMDKIWWNEQWMGWPVGPHYEAASNAAQAHRMQGHLLLTVGELDRNVDPASTMQVVDALIKADKDYELIVFPGGGHGAGGSRYGQRRMRDFFVRHLWDLEPRR
- a CDS encoding CPBP family intramembrane glutamic endopeptidase — encoded protein: MEIEESEPADIVPADPLATVDDDQPAPRREYDLLALLALAVLPDIANCFLYSDSAWAGEYSVVDFTLQLIVRSIQVSVPLLVIMRLMRVDWAEYGFRPYRLARDTAVAFGLIVLSYFMAGVAAGLLTALGFDLHGVGEAVEHVSSESTSPLLALTLVLISSLANGFAEELAMRSFLITRLRSLGVPTEGAVLGSSCLFAAYHAYQGTYGMVSVLGVGLVFGAYFAWARRLWPVVTAHFLMDVIAMVYYLDLSGG
- a CDS encoding sodium:solute symporter family protein is translated as MQPIDWAVLPLYLIGITALGAWTARRVKSSGDFFMPRRFGKAMMVTFAFGTGTSSDQAVTVASKTLTNGLSAIWWQWLWLPATPFYWLIAPVMRRLRAITTADVYELRYDRSVGVLFAVVGVASLMAKIGLLLEGVGAMVDACTGGAVSATLAIMVVTALFVTYGMAGGLGAAIVTDFVQGLMTVLFSFLLLPFVLQATGGLEGVKATIAAHNPQMLSLVVPGKIDAFFVVMFSLQALVGIVAYPFIMGVCGAGRTELDGRVGFMCGNILKRVCTAAWSLTALGAVAWYLQSGVTLTDVTPDHLYGNIAREFLPDVLPGLLGVFLACLLASIMSSCDAIMISSAALFTENVYKPVVPRRSERHYIQVGRVSSLVVVTCGVLFAFWTPDVVEALNFWFKISPTIGIAFWIGLLWRGATPLGAWAGTLGAIAGWFAASRGATAQWLAQFEAAREWHVVSGSGDALQVNDPWVILTYMVAGVAACVAVSLVTPRTPAERLQRFYDLTRTPVTPDEEIAEPCTLPPGVAPAERRMLLTWGGLEVPMPSATSWLGFSAGWVMVAALIGGFLWIVR
- a CDS encoding DUF6807 family protein gives rise to the protein MFRSLLVVAALAGSHGVCGAGEQVELAVAESPGRVALTAGGEPVITYVYQDEQISRPYFCDLFGPGGVRVSRNHPPIAGQDKADHPEYHPGLWLAFGELSGADNWRLKAPVQHARMLQPPTVDGGVASLAVENRYANPAGGEPLCSERCRYELHATPWGYLLTWDSTFYGDRPFSFGDQEEMGLGIRMATPLRVESGGGLPDGTGRILDAKGRVNAAEVWGQTADWVDYSGVQDGQPAGVTLFCPPSNFRPTYFHARDYGYICANAFSTAAFKLGPASRTEVKPGESLRLRYGVLLYAGAELTSDKINDAYQHYLELLAATTTQ